The genomic segment ACTAAATTTGCTCTTAGAGGTTTTGCTTTAAGTTTATATTTAGAATGGAAAGAGATTGGTATACGGGTTAGTTCCATTCTACCCGGAACGATTCAATCTCCTATGACTAAGTATATGGCATCTAGAGATAGTTCGCCTATGGCTTATATCAATCCACCTTTACCACCTTCTGCAGTCGCAAAAGCAATTTGGAAAGCCATCCAAACTGATAAGGCTGAGATATATGTTCCTTATTCTCAAGGGTTGCTGGCCAGAGTTGCGTTATTATTCCCTTCTTTATTGTCTTTGATCTATCCGATCATGGCTAAAAAAGGAGTTAGAAATTTCGAATCATGGAAAAGAAAAGGAGTTTTTGACTAATAGCGAAGATTAGAAATTATCTTCGCTTAACTCTTTCAATTTTTGATTCATTTTTATATGTGAATTACGCACTGCAGTTTGGATATGCGAACTAAATACAGTGGGCATAATCCCAGTTAAGATTGCAGTGTGACTGAATTTGGTTCGACCAGGGGTGATCTTTTCGAAAGTAAAACGATGATCTCCGGCAAACATGTATTTGAAAAAGAGCGGAAAGGCACCTTTCCAAGATATGGATTTAGAATTGGCGAGTTCGTATATCAACGCCTTGGTGGGTAGATACACTCCCGTAAAATAATAATCGAAAACAATAATCGTCCCGTCTTGCACCGGTTTGCCGAGAATCCTTTTTAAGAAAGGATTCCAAGAAGGAAACTTGGAGAAGTCGGTAAAAATACTCCAAATTTTTTCAGGGGGTGCCTGGATTTCTATCGAGGTGACGATTGTTTGAGGATTCATTCGTCACATATCTGATGTTCTATCTGAAAAATGTCTATCTAATAAATGTTTAAAATTTGGTAATTTATGAATTGTAAAAGTTTTATTCTCTATATCATCTTCGCTGCGTTATTCGCGAGCTCTTCTTTATCTGCAGAAGATAAAATACAAGTTAGTAAGGATATTGAACGATTACCTTTGGGTAAGTCTGTTTATTATCTGGAAGATCCGGAAAGGAAATTAACATTCGATGATATTTCTAAGCCGGATGCTGGATCTAAATTCATTAAATCTGATAAAGATTCATTAGATTTTGGACAATTAAATTATAATTATTGGTTTCGATTAACGTTCGAAAATGATACTCCCGAGTCTGTTTCTAAACTTGTGGAGATCAATTATAGTAATATAGATATAGCACAATTTTATAAACCGAATCCTGATGGTACGTACTCTAAAGAAGAAAGCGGGATGCTTTTCCCTTTTTCTGCCAGAAGTTTTAAAAATAGAAACTTTGTTTATCAGATCGAGCTGCAACCAGGAGAACAAAAAACTTATTATTTAATGACTTGGACCAGTGGAGGTTTGAATATTCCTCTCACTCTTTGGGACAAGGAAACATTCTCTCAATACAATGCGGACGTTCAACATGGTTTAGGTTTATATTATGGAGTGATGATTGTAATGATCCTCTATAATATTTTCATCTTCTTCTCCGTAAGAGATGTGAGTTATTTTTATTATGTGAGTTATATTCTTGGATTTTTAGGTATCCAGCTGGTTTTAACCGGTCACGGATTCCAATATTTATGGCCCGGATTTCCTTTTTTACAAAGGAATTTTTACGTGGTCTTCACTGGGATCTGTATGGCCTCGGTGCTATTGTTCACAAAAAGATTTTTGAACACTAAGGAGAATGTTCCGAGCTGGTTGGATAAGTCCATGAAGGTGTTAATTGTTGCCCATGGATTAATTGTATTTACTCCACTGGTTTTACCTCCGGAGATTACGGTAAAATTAGCATTAGTACTGACACTTCCTGTTCTGATATTTATTCCTGCTGCAACTGTGATTAGCTTCTTGAAAAAATTCCGTCCCGCACGTTATTTTCTTTTGGCATTCACGGTTCTTACTATTTCGGGAACAGTAGTAGTTCTTCGTTTTATTAATGTTTTGGGTTCTACTTTCTTAACTGAATACGGATTGTATCTTGGATCTACGATGGAAGTAATTCTTCTTTCCATTGCTTTAGCAGACCGTATCAATATTATGAAAAAAGAAAAGGAAGAAGCCCAAGCAAAAACTTTAGAGATGCAAAAAATAATCACAGAGTCTTATGCTAGATTTGTTCCTAAAGACTTTTTGGCTAATTTAGGAAAGGATTCCATTTTGGATGTGAGACTTGGGGATCAAATCCAAAAAGAGATGGCAGTTCTCTTTAGTGATATTCGTTCTTTTACTACATTGTCTGAACAGATGACTCCTGCTGAGAATTTCAATTTTATCAATTCTTACTTAAGTAGGATGAGCCCGATTATCCAAAGGCATAATGGGTTTATAGATAAGTTTATAGGTGATGCGATTATGGCCCTATTTCAAAGAAATGTAATAGATGCAGTATCTGCCGGTGTAGAAATGCAAAGGTATTTGAAAGAATACAATGAGCATAGAAACAAGCAAGGTTATATTCCTATCCAGATCGGAGTTGGCATACATTCTGGTTCTTTGATGCTCGGGACAATTGGAGCAGAAGAAAGGTTAGAAGGTACGGTAATT from the Leptospira saintgironsiae genome contains:
- a CDS encoding SRPBCC domain-containing protein: MNPQTIVTSIEIQAPPEKIWSIFTDFSKFPSWNPFLKRILGKPVQDGTIIVFDYYFTGVYLPTKALIYELANSKSISWKGAFPLFFKYMFAGDHRFTFEKITPGRTKFSHTAILTGIMPTVFSSHIQTAVRNSHIKMNQKLKELSEDNF
- a CDS encoding 7TM diverse intracellular signaling domain-containing protein; amino-acid sequence: MNCKSFILYIIFAALFASSSLSAEDKIQVSKDIERLPLGKSVYYLEDPERKLTFDDISKPDAGSKFIKSDKDSLDFGQLNYNYWFRLTFENDTPESVSKLVEINYSNIDIAQFYKPNPDGTYSKEESGMLFPFSARSFKNRNFVYQIELQPGEQKTYYLMTWTSGGLNIPLTLWDKETFSQYNADVQHGLGLYYGVMIVMILYNIFIFFSVRDVSYFYYVSYILGFLGIQLVLTGHGFQYLWPGFPFLQRNFYVVFTGICMASVLLFTKRFLNTKENVPSWLDKSMKVLIVAHGLIVFTPLVLPPEITVKLALVLTLPVLIFIPAATVISFLKKFRPARYFLLAFTVLTISGTVVVLRFINVLGSTFLTEYGLYLGSTMEVILLSIALADRINIMKKEKEEAQAKTLEMQKIITESYARFVPKDFLANLGKDSILDVRLGDQIQKEMAVLFSDIRSFTTLSEQMTPAENFNFINSYLSRMSPIIQRHNGFIDKFIGDAIMALFQRNVIDAVSAGVEMQRYLKEYNEHRNKQGYIPIQIGVGIHSGSLMLGTIGAEERLEGTVISDTVNLASRIESLTKVYGSRIAVSESTIEEVKRDGKFHFRFLDRVKVKGKQKPVSVYEVFDGDEPQHQDLKLKTKESYEKGVKAFYSNSFEDAKQMFENVISIFPDDKATQLYLKRLYPVTHDRKLEEVEE